The Aminivibrio sp. genomic sequence TCTCCTCCCTTGACCCGAGAAAAAGCATAGGGGAAACCATCGGGAAACCCCTGGAGATCTTCGGCATGGGGTCGAAGCGGGAGCGGGAGGAAATGGTGGACGCTCTCATGGAAAAAGTCGGCCTGAGCCCCCGCCTCTTCTACAAGTACCCCCACGAGCTCGACGGCGGCAGGCGCCAGAGGGTGGGCATCGCCCGGGCGCTCTCCCTGTCGCCCGGTTTCATCGTCTGCGACGAGCCCGTCTCGGCCCTCGACGTGTCCATCCAGGCCCAGATACTGAACCTGCTGCAGGAACTCCAGGAGACCATGAAGCTCACCTATCTCTTCGTCTCCCACGACCTGTCGGTGGTGAAGCACATCAGCAACCGCATCGCGGTCATGTACCTCGGGAAGATCGTGGAATCGTCGCCCTCGCTGGAACTCTTCAGCAACACGCTCCATCCCTATTCCCAGGCCCTGCTCGCGGCGGTGCCCATTCCGAAGCTCAACCGGAAGCGCGAGCGGTTCATCCTCAGCGGAGGGGTTCCCAGCCCCATCACCCCCCCGTCCGGGTGCAGGTTCCACACCCGCTGTCCCTGGAAGATGGACATCTGTTCGCAGGAGGAGCCTCCCCTGACGGACCGGGGCGGCGGCCATTTCGTGGCCTGCCACAAGGTACAGTGAGAAGGAGGACACAGCCATGG encodes the following:
- a CDS encoding ABC transporter ATP-binding protein, which translates into the protein MPDLIKVENLVKYFPVAAGNVHAVDGVSFAIKEGETLGLVGESGCGKSTTGRLLIRLIEATSGRILYRDRDIASADKKTLHNLRKEMQIIFQDPFSSLDPRKSIGETIGKPLEIFGMGSKREREEMVDALMEKVGLSPRLFYKYPHELDGGRRQRVGIARALSLSPGFIVCDEPVSALDVSIQAQILNLLQELQETMKLTYLFVSHDLSVVKHISNRIAVMYLGKIVESSPSLELFSNTLHPYSQALLAAVPIPKLNRKRERFILSGGVPSPITPPSGCRFHTRCPWKMDICSQEEPPLTDRGGGHFVACHKVQ